Proteins from one Burkholderia oklahomensis C6786 genomic window:
- a CDS encoding MerR family transcriptional regulator, whose translation MTSTVEKVVLPPIPAKRYFTIGEVSELCGVKPHVLRYWEQEFTQLRPVKRRGNRRYYQHHEVLLIRRIRELLYEQGFTINGARNRLDAVGSERGAPPTADELEPHAAEPVPRETVDVAQLRGALLDVIDGLKRS comes from the coding sequence ATGACGTCGACGGTTGAGAAAGTCGTGTTGCCCCCGATCCCCGCGAAGCGCTACTTCACGATCGGGGAAGTGAGCGAATTGTGCGGCGTGAAGCCTCATGTGCTGCGGTATTGGGAACAGGAGTTCACGCAGTTGCGCCCGGTGAAACGGCGAGGGAACCGCCGCTACTATCAGCACCACGAGGTGCTGCTGATCCGGCGGATTCGCGAGCTGCTGTACGAGCAGGGGTTCACGATCAACGGCGCCCGCAACCGGCTCGACGCGGTCGGCAGCGAGCGGGGCGCGCCTCCGACGGCCGACGAGCTCGAACCGCACGCCGCGGAGCCGGTGCCGCGCGAGACGGTGGATGTCGCGCAGTTGCGCGGGGCGCTTCTCGACGTGATCGACGGTCTCAAGCGTAGCTGA
- a CDS encoding integration host factor subunit alpha — MNDMNSSEFEALLTAQRSAMSRDVPASPPAGDTPTLTKAELAELLFDSVGLNKREAKDMVEAFFEVIRDALENGESVKLSGFGNFQLRDKPQRPGRNPKTGEAIPIAARRVVTFHASQKLKALVENGDESDLVR; from the coding sequence ATGAACGACATGAACTCGAGTGAATTCGAAGCCCTCCTGACGGCGCAACGCAGCGCCATGTCACGCGACGTTCCGGCGTCGCCGCCCGCCGGCGATACGCCGACGCTGACGAAGGCCGAGCTGGCCGAACTGCTGTTCGACAGCGTCGGCCTCAACAAGCGCGAGGCGAAGGACATGGTCGAGGCGTTTTTCGAGGTGATCCGCGATGCCCTCGAAAACGGCGAGAGCGTGAAGCTGTCGGGCTTCGGCAATTTCCAGCTGCGCGACAAGCCGCAGCGGCCGGGGCGCAATCCGAAGACGGGCGAGGCGATTCCGATCGCCGCGCGCCGTGTCGTGACGTTCCACGCGAGCCAGAAGCTGAAGGCGCTCGTCGAAAACGGCGACGAATCGGATCTCGTGCGTTAA